The genome window GAAGATTGGCATTCAAGactattatgattattattagtTTTTGATTATGAATGTAGTTTCATGAATCTGTTCACATGTGTTTGATGAAAACACATAGTATGTTTTATATGAATGGGATTATAAATTTATTAAGAGCCTGCAGTTGTAAATGTTATTTTTTCCTGCATAATTTCAAAGTTAAAACTAGAAATGATTCTGATCCCTCTAGAATCATTTGATGCGTATGAAATCCTGCTTTAGAATCATACAAAAAAGTTCAAAAGGTAAGAAAGGTGCACTCAGGAGAGGTAGCTGTGAAATTCAACTTTTGACATTCCTGATTTTTTATTTGCCAAAAGAGTTAAGATATATGCTCCACTTTTGACAAGTGACCTCTTAGAAAGTTGTTATATAGGCAACAAATAGAACAAAACCGCAGTGAGCTCTTAAGGAGCAAATGGAGAATTTTCGTTGGTATAGGAGGCTGAGTATTCCAAATGGCATTAAATTCACTCAATATGTTATGATTACCATGGTGGGTAAACCTAGATCAATAATAAGTCCCAAGTGGTGCTATGACACCTAGGACGAATCCTGTATCATTCTATTCTGCCAAGAGGAGAAATATTGAGTGATAACTAATGTTTCGTCATCACCAACACGTTTTAGACTCGGTGACTATGcgtaagaccacccgtagtgggtttttttttggcgtttttcccCAAAACAACGCCTCAAAACGCCCCTAGGCCACCCCCGggcttttttttcaaaaaaaaaaatgcttTTGGCGTTCTTTTTTCCATGCGTTGCTTCAATGGTTTTGGCCAATCACCAGTTTCCACGTTGGGGTTTGTCCAATAAcattttttgatggttttttatttaattctagagtaaacttccattttgctccctgtggtttgatcactttaacggttttgccccaaacctttcaaaatagccattttactccctgatctacgAAGGCCTTCATGATTTTGCTCCCCACCCCTAAACGTCATCCATTTTAACAGTTCGGGTTTTAAACTGGAATTGTAAAGGGAGGGTTGGGAAAAGACATAATTGCCCCTCAGGTGTTTTGCACGTGACAGACTTTAACTGTTAAAGTGGATGACGTTTAGGGGCGGGGAGCAAAATCATGAAGGccttcatagatcagggagtaaaatgtctattttgaaaggtttggggcaaaagcgttaaagtgaccaaaccacaagagcaaaacggaagtttattCTTAATTCTAttacaccccttttaacataatacCCCACAATgtccacatccccactacacccattttagaaaaacgtccCATAATGccttgctgactggactgccacaagGCGCAAAACGCACAAAGGTGGGGGCATTATTTGTGTCttccactacgcatggtctaagagGAGAACTCCACATTTAATCATGTCTTGACCAATTCTTACTTTGATAATTTAATCGTGTCttccactacgcatggtcttagggCAGGATACCACCAAATCCGGATGCATGATGATGGCATtcataagactgcattcagacACACGAGGGTCTGTTTGAGTTTGTAGTAATGCCTTTCGGCCTTACTAGTGCACCGGCAACCTTCCAAGCATTAATGAATTCCATTTTCAAGAAGTTTCTAAGCAAATTTGTGCTGGTTTTCTTTGACGACGTATTAGTTTACAGTGATAGTTGGGAATCTCATATTGATCACCTTAGACAAGTGTTGCTGATTTTGAGAGATCAACAGTTATATGCCAAGAAATCTAAGTGCAATTTTGGGGGGTCTTCGGTGGAATACTTGGGTCATATAATTTCCAATAAAGGGGAGTCCACGGATCCCAAAAAAATAGCTGCTATTAAAGAATGACCTGTTCCTACTGACGTCAAACAGCTAAGGGATTTTCTGGGCCTTActggatactacaggaggtttatcaaGTCTTATGGGATGATAGCAAAACCTTTGACAGACTTACTTAAAAAAGATGCTTTCAAATGGTCTGATCAAGCTACTGCAGCATTTGAACGTCTAAAAGAGGCTCTTATGCCACCTCCTGTATTAAGCCTACCAGATATGTCTAAGGTTTTTACGGTGGAAACTGATGCTTCGGGTAAGGGTATAGGAGTTGTGTTGATGCAAGAGGGTCACCCTATTGCATTTATAAGTAAAGCACTGTCATCAAGATAACAAGCATTGTCTATCTATGAGAGGGAACTGTTAGCAATTATCTTTGCTATTTAACATTGGCATCAATATTTGGCAGCTGGGCATTTTATAATCAAGGCTGATCAGAAGAGTCTCAAGCATCTATTGGAACAGAAAATAACTACTCCGTTACAACAGGTGTGGCTGTCCAAGCTAATGGGGTATGACTTCGAAATACTCTATAAACAAGGAAATGATAATGGGGTAGCTGATGCCCTTTCAAGAGTGCATGCTCCTGCACTTTTAGCCATAACGgtctgttgatgcatattttggtGTCTGTCACTTGTCTTTATGTAACGATGTATTTTGTGCGGTCTTTTatgttatcgagtctgtattcgccGTCGACCTTATttggatatcctcctatcctTCTATGTGTCCGACACATTTATCTCAGTCGTTTTGTAAGGTTAaatgaacaatgcatgttgcatgttATGGGTTAATGCttgtttatgtgtttatgatGTCTGCTGCAAACTGTCTAACAGTTTGCAGCCAAACAGATTTTGCAGCCCTCGATGAAACTCCCAAGTTTCTTCGAGCACATACATGACGAAACTCCCTTTGGTCATAAACTCAAGGTTTCGCCATGAACAGTGACGAAACTCCTAGAGTTTGTCAACTGTGATGTTTTGTCGGGCCCAATTCAAGTTTCGTCAAGCCCAGTTGATGTTTCGTCACTGTTGGGCCTAGGCTGCCTATATAAATACATCATAGTTTCAGTGTGAAACCATGAGAGCATACCCTGTCTGAAAGTTTAGTGTCAAACATTGTGTGTATCTGTTTGATCCTTGTTCTCATCTAATCAATTGACTGTGATTCATTGGTTACTTTGTGTTTGTTATCATTATCTATGTTTGGTTTGGCATtctcacggggattccgcactcgtgaCCGTGTTGGTGATAAACAAGGATTTGGTTTCGTGTATCGATCCTTCGAGaatcgggacctacaagtggtatcagagcattggctcttatccttgtttaaaaccaaacatagttgGGATTTCATCAAGTGTTGAAACTGGTTGTTTATGTTTTTCTGAAAACTGTTGTTCTTGAAGTTCATACTTTTCTGGAAAAATCTTCTTAAAAACTGTTAGATCTTGTTTGTTTGCTAAaaagttttatcaaaaaccttGTTAGTTTGCTTGTTCACGTGGTAAAACCGGGTTTTAGTGAAAGTTTTAAGCAATTTCGTGTGTTTCGGAAAATTCTTCAGCGGAAAATTCAAGTGTTCTTCAGTATTGTTCATATCTTCACAGGACCTTCATATTGTTCTTGAGATATCTCTTGaatttaaaattaaaagataaaagtTAAAATTGATTAAAATATTGAGACCATGCTTGGTTTGGTAAGTTAGGCATGTTGTAGGTTGAAATCGGGTGTTTTGTGTCAGTCAAAAGATAAGATTTACTTTTGAAAATCTCACAAACTTTCACCAACCATCTGAGACCTTATCTCGACGAAAGTTAAACAGCGACGAAACCCCATAGAGTTTCGCCAAAAGGAGCTTCGATGAAACCCCCTGTGTTTCGTCAAAGATACTTTAACGAAACCCTTAGAGTTTCGTCAAAGACACTTCGACGAAACTTCTTGAGTTTCGTGGGAAGAGTTTCATCGAGAAACTTGTTAATTTTTCACAGAAGGTTTATAAAAGTGTCATAACAGTTTGATTCGAGTACAGACCCAAGACCAGGTGAAGATCAGACTGGATGAGGAATGTTATGCCACCACGATCTATTAGTGaaagtcaatgggcattggtgACAAATCAGAATCAAAGTATTCAGAATCTTTTGTTATTAAGTGAGTGTGAAACGGGTAGTAACAACCGCCCGCCAAAGCTGAATCATATGAACGAATATCCATCTTGGAAAATCATTTCCACACTTATGTTCTAGGGCAAAACACCGAATTATGGACGTGCTTCATTTCGCCATATAATACAGCTCTTGAAGAAGCGGGATCAAATGCAACAACCTTTATGAACATGCAAGAAACCGACAAGAAGGCATATGATCTTGAGAAGAAGGCGTTTTCCATTCTCACACAAGCACTCCAcaaagacatctatcatcaaTTCGGTTATTATACTAGCACAAAAGACTTATGGGATGCCTTGGTAGCAAGAGGAGAAGGGAATGCGGCTACGAGAAAGACaaggcatgatttgttgaagaaggAATTTGAATAATTTCAATTCATGGATAACAAAAcactaaatgatatgacaactcGTTTTTATCATTTGATAAGTGACATGTATTCTTATGGTGTTCTTGCAACTCAACGGGAAATGGTTGCAAggtttgctgatgctttacccccgaagtggagttctttcattgagCTGTTGAAGCATACGGGTACTTTAGATACTCTGAGTATCTATGAATTCTTTCAGAAACTAGAgcacaagaatgatgaagaaatccGGAAAGCTAAACGGATTCTAATTCCTCAAAATACTGATGTGTACCTCGCATGTTTTAGtcgttcaagctgatgaagggtGTAATTGGTCTGTACAGTTTGGAGATGGTGATCAAGAAGGAGGAGGAACCGCATgctatgcaaagatcatcaatcacatcaagcatgttcaCAAAGAAGAATTCTCTGACAGTGATGATAGTTCTGGTTATAGCGGGAGTTCGAATGAAGAAAGCTCGAATTCGGGAGGTTATAATTCTCAATCTGATGTGAAGGAAGAAGTGAATTCTGATGTTGATGATCTACAGAATGAAGCTGAGGAGTTAAAGTGTCAGAAATCTATTCTGATCACGAAAGCTGTTgttgcatcaaaggaaatggagaaatTCTTCTCTGAGGATGGATCTTTTTCTTATgagactgcctttatggcaaatgtctcagcctcgACGAGTCAGGTAAAATCCGAGACTCCTACTCCTAGTGTATGTAACATGTGTGCAGATTTGAAAGAGGAATCCGAAAAggttcatagtcataatcaaagttgGTTATTGAGCTGTctaagtgcaaagaggcaaatatggctttagcTCGAAATGAAAAGGATTTCAAAGATGTAACtgaaactttaaagaaaagtgtgtaggtccctcggaggatgaggttaaaccttatccttgttatgtttaacacactagcaagtgcggaatccaagctagagtgcaaaccggtagtttatatgagaacacaagctacaaagagaaaggtagacacacgagatatcaaagttttctcttgtatttcagtggacacggttacagcccttgaccaaactgaaaatacgctctctacaagactgAGTTCACTCACACACTCACTTGCACTTCTTttgaagtgaacacattacatgagtatatatTATACCCATGACagatcgtctggtcgaaggatcagataggctgatcgaaggatcagatagactgatcgaaagatcatctatcggtctgaaacctatcgaaggatccatatatatacctcgaaggatgatatccttcgaggtccatcaacatccatcgaaggcttatccttcgagctcatcgaaggatctaaacaatccttcgacaattcatccttcgacacaaGCATATTACAATCAGGttttaactgtttggccaagtcaaaccaggaggatggttgacttggtcaaacttacaagactaacaaaagacatcgttttatatcgtgacaaaatacagacaaagtacagacgcaagtgcaccaacaaactcccccttggctgtagctttgtctcgatcttcgtgtcttcaagtctctgacgtcctttcaagtcttcaatgtcggaagatcttcaaagtcttcacgtcttgaaagcagaaagtgtatcaacaaactccccgtttcatgtaggaagtgtgttgacaaactcccccttaacataagctcccctttgagttatgctcgtgaaagacttgatccttatagcttgagatccttgtggtgttgatgatggtcagcggcaactcgatcattttcatcttttgagggccttcacgtcgtgtcttcattccgaagcttgtcatcgaccatgttctccttgcctttagaatctgcacatgcaagaactctaaacgcgtaatgagaacaactgcttgaaatatagtttatataaacaaatgacacacgaatgaccatgtcacaatcaaacatcgtccgacagtttgaaagtttaataaatttgtcagttttagtttctaactttcaaaacttgcaaatttcgaccgtttatgaagatttagtcaattcggttttcgttcaggtttcaggcaacgaagactcgagttccaacatcgtacgatcgaaaataaaataaaaataaaatctttttggcttttataaagtttatattaaaacacacctaaaatctttttggtatttttgaatttttcaaatgtaaagactgaaagcagtaaataaatatatacagacatcctttttgcgagtttcgagggtaagagaatcatatcagtgtacggtcatgccaaaacgctcttgttgttcagttagttaacattaagataagcatcctataacaattatcggtattgttgtccacttaagctcaacttatcagatgtaatcatggcgaggggatacgttaaggtatgatttatacttaccgaccggtgttcatccacatcacgacacattcccctATCAAGGTTCATAATCGTGCATACAGGTCTGGTTATAAAGAGGGAAGGAGACAGAGAGACTACCACAAGAAAGCCGCCCCCTATCTCGCCCGTGAATTATATAGTTTTCCTATATTCGGATCTTGATTCCGAATATCTTACACAATATATAACCCGGGTCATTCGCGCGTTGAGCACGACTAGTTGAACTTGAAAGAGATTCTTGCTCCCGGAACTCCTTCGAAGCGTAGAGGGGCGGAATACGAGAGAGAGTAGCTCGACTGAAAGGCGCGACTTGCCAGGCTTGAACTGGCTGCAAATCTTTCGATTTACTTTTCCGTAGGAGTCGCTTTGGTCACGCAGTTCGGTTCGGGTTCTTTATCCCCTATCCTACATCTGCGAGTCATTAGACTAGATTCTTTTTTTATCCACGACACTACTTTTGATTTATAGTAAATGATTCCCTCGGCGAACCCTCTGGAGGGGGGCGGAATTCTCAATTCCAAAATCTTGAATGGTTCCCCAGAGCCTCTGATAGTTGCGGACTGTGAACCGCTCCCCAGAAAAGATTTGTTGCCGTATCTCGAGCCAATTCCGCACCAAATTAGCCCGGTGGTACCCTTGGGCTAATAGGTACTTCTCTATTTCCCTCTCGACCAAGATTTGATAGTCTATAATTTGCGTCATAACCTGCGGACTAAGCGGCCGGATATTTAGTTGATTCCGCAGATCCAAGCGGGTCCGGAGAGCTCTTCGGCGGACCTCGTCTGCCCATAAGGGTTCCGGGTCGATAGCCGCCGGAATCTGCTGCGGTTCCGCTATAACCGGACCCACTTGCCCATTTTGTTGCCAAGCATAGGGGGCAGGGGGTTCCGCAAAGAACCCGGAGGTATCGATGGGGGGAGTCTCTGGATTCCCAGAACAAAATGCCAATGACGGCAGGGGAAGGAAGATTCCCAACAGAAAGATAAATAGGAAATCAGGGGTTTCCCACCTTGGTTTTAACCAACCTTTTTTTTGTAACATATTATGACCAGGTACAGCATCACATTTTACACCTGAGGAAGGTACAGCCCAACTATGAAGTACATCAGCAGATGTTACAATAATACGTAGATGACTTTTGGCTGGTACAACCACTCGATTGTCCACTTCTAATAAACGTAATTGACCCAATTCTAGATCATCTTCTGGAATCGTATAACTGTCAAAAGTGAGTGACTGTTCATCGGAAATAATAAAGAGATACAGAGTATTACTATAAATAAACAACCAATAGATAGAATTAAATAGGCAGAAAGaagcaatgaaaaaaaaattcaagGACCATGCAGCTCCCGCCAAAGCAAGAAAAGCAGCAATGATAGCAGTTAAAGTTCTGATGAACTCCCTAAACATGAGTTGGTTTTTCTGTCCTTATTCATTATTTCATTTACGCCGAAATATTGCGCTAGGTTACTTTCGATCTCACATTCCCCCCGTACTACTTCTCAACCTTCTGTGAACATTTCTTCCTTTAAGCGTAAAACTTCAGATTTTAAGGCCTTTCCACTGCATAAAAAAAACTTGAATGAGA of Helianthus annuus cultivar XRQ/B chromosome 1, HanXRQr2.0-SUNRISE, whole genome shotgun sequence contains these proteins:
- the LOC110942618 gene encoding uncharacterized protein LOC110942618; this translates as MFREFIRTLTAIIAAFLALAGAAWSLNFFFIASFCLFNSIYWLFIYSNTLYLFIISDEQSLTFDSYTIPEDDLELGQLRLLEVDNRVVVPAKSHLRIIVTSADVLHSWAVPSSGVKCDAVPGHNMLQKKGWLKPRWETPDFLFIFLLGIFLPLPSLAFCSGNPETPPIDTSGFFAEPPAPYAWQQNGQVGPVIAEPQQIPAAIDPEPLWADEVRRRALRTRLDLRNQLNIRPLSPQVMTQIIDYQILVEREIEKYLLAQGYHRANLVRNWLEIRQQIFSGERFTVRNYQRLWGTIQDFGIENSAPLQRVRRGNHLL